Genomic segment of Paenibacillus sp. FSL R5-0912:
CGTGTACGCGGATCAAGGCCGGTGGTCGGCTCATCCAGGAAAATGAGCGGCGGCTGCGCAATGAGACTTGCTGCCAGATCCAGCCGCCGGCGCATTCCGCCGGAGAAATTTTTCAAAGGACGCTTGGCTGCTTCAGTCAAACCGAATTCCTCCAGCAGCTCTTCCGCCTTGTTCCGCGACTCGCTGCGTCCCAGTCCGAGCAATCTGGAGAAGATAACCAGATTCTCTGTAGCGCTGAGTGACTCATCCACCGATGCATATTGGCCCGTTACCCCGATTAACTGACGCACGATCTGCGGTTCTTTTGCCACATCATGTCCGAAGATACGCGCCGAACCTGCGTCAGGCCGCAATAAGGTGGCCAGCATGCGGATTACTGTTGTCTTCCCCGCCCCGTTTGGACCCAGCACCCCGTAGATCATTCCTGTGCCTACCTTGAGATCCACACCATCAACTGCACGGTTGCTGCCATACGTTTTGACCAGCCCCTGCGCCTCGATGGCATAGCTGCTCTTGTGCCGCGCTGTTTGCGTTTGTTGTACTTGACTCATTCTTTACTCCTCCTAGACAACTGAATGTAATAGGATGGTAACCGACTTTTTTAAACTGAATATAAACTTATCATTCATCCGCCAGTTTGCTTTTCCCAAGTTCTATTAAAACAAAAATCCGATCCCATGGGATCGGACTGGAGAAGTACGCTTGCAGACGTATGCCGTTTAATCCGTATTTTTAATCATAGCCGCCTTCAGCTTCGGGCAATTCTTTGTACGCATCCTTACCGGCTACGATGTCCTCTATGAAGGTCCGCAGCTCCAACAGCTGCCTGGAATCGTCCGTGAGTTCACAATTTTCATCAGACCAGGTTAAATTCCGGGTGACTCCGTCTACAGTGACTTGCCAGCTGTCCTCCTGATAAGGGGTTGTGGCACAATTATGACTGGCAGGCACCAGTTCCAGGCTCCCCATGATGTTGATTTCTCTCATTTGATCATAGATGCTGCGCATTTCATCTCCGGTCAAAGTAATATTCGCCGTAGCTGTCCCGTTCACAATCAGATCTTTTGCCACGGTATCACTGTAGGTATTAATCTCATTTTTGGTGACTTCACCATAGCCGTATCGAACGAGAAAATCGAAATCCACGGGCATTTCTTCCGGCATTTCCTGCTGCTCTGGTGCTGGCTCTACTTCATTATTCATGTTACAGCCCGCTATAAGCAGCACTGCCAGCAGGAATAAGCGTACTCGTTGCACATTGCTCACCTCCACATAGAAACCTTTACAGAATCATTAGAACTGAATCATACATGGTTGTTCAACGGGACGATTGCCAATTAGTGCAGAACAGGTTATGTAGTATAGTTATAGCTGGCTAAATACTTCGCGACGGCTTCCTTATTCTCATGCCACCATAGAATGGGGATTTCGCCCACTTTCGCCAAACCTAACTTAACGGCCAGATGGTTAGATGCATGATTGCCAGAGTCACAATCCCAATATGTTGTTAAGTTCCGCATGCGGCCAAGCTCAATGAACTCCTGACACAGTCTAAACGCCAAACCTTGATTCCGGTAATCCTGATGTGTAATGATGTCCGGTTCGATATACCCTCCGCCGAGATAAAAGGTGTTACAAACGCTTACAAAGCCAGCTTCATTCGAATAGCTGAAACCGTAAGCCTTCTCAAGATAGGTCTCTGCGGAATCCCACAGCAAGCGGTAGGAATCATCCATCTCCTGAATATACCGCTCAAAAAGCTGCTCATCCATTCGTGTCAGCACGAATTCCCCAGCTTGTTCCTGGGATGCCCCAGAGTCTGCTGCATTGTCACTCATGATGTAATGAGTTCTGCTCAGCTCTACTGTATTATCTTTCAGCGGACCTTTAACCACCGTCAGCCAGTGTCGGGACGACAAATACAGGTCATAATAATTCGCATGATTGGCCGGATCGGCTAAGAAATCTAACAAGCTGCGATTGAACAGTTGATCGTCTTCTTCACCGAACAGATAATACTTTCCCCCGCGGCTGGTGACGATTCCGGCAGTCGGATGGTCTATATTATTCACAAATATTTTACCAGGCTGGTTAAGATCTATAACGCCTCCGACAAATACAAACTTAAATTCACCGTCTTTATGTTTCAGGAGATGCCTGATTCTGCTGTAATCACTCGTCAGTAATTCTATCATTGTTATCCTTCCTCTCAGCAAATGTCCTGGTTATGTATAACTGTAGTTCTCTTAGCAATAAGGGCTGCCGGCCACAGATTTCTGTATACCGCCAGCCCATGCTGCATCCGTTCCGGACACGATTCATTTTGACAGGTAAATCTGCCCATTACAAGAATATCGGGGCATTTAAGGACGTTTCGCTTCCTGCACAGGTATCCATATTTCACTTCTGTACGCTGGCGAGGTTGTATCCTTGCTCTCATTCCATAGGATTTCCGGCCCTTCGACCTGCTCGTAATTGGAAGAAGGGAACCATTCGGAATAAATCCGGCCCCAGATATTCTGGAGCGTATCCGGAAACGGCCCCACCGCTTCAAATACAGCCCATGTAGACGCAGGGACTTCAAGTCTCGCATAGGATAGAGGGCAGTCCAGCGTGGTAGCTACACCAATATAATGATCGAGCTCCCCCCGTTCCGCCATCCGCCCTTCGGAGAAATTCACCGATGCGCTGATCATCCCCGCAGGAACGATGTTGGACAGCTGCTTCAGTTCTGTAATGATCTCCATATTGAGACTCTGCCACATTGCCGCGATTTCCGGATTCACTCCGTTGAACTGAATAGGCACCCTTTTCTTCAGTCCGACGATGCTAAAAGCCGCTTTCTCTTCCATACGATAATTCATTTCACTGCCTCCTCTGATCGTTAATTGAAAAGTCATCCGAGGAAAGGCCTTCAGCGGTGTCCCTGCACTTCTTGCTTCCGACGGCGTCACGCCGTGAACCAGCTGGAAAGCCTTGGTGAAGGCATCTGGTGAACTATAACCAAATTCCAGGGCCAGATCAATAATCCGCTGCTGGCTGCCCTGTAGTTTGAATGCGGCCAGTGTGAGACGTCTGCGGCGGATATATTCCGACAGCGGAATACCTGCCAGGAAGGAGAACATCCGCGTGAAATGATACTCCGAGCATAACGCCCGCCTCGCTGCCTCCCTGACATCCACCTCACCCTCCAGATTCTCTTCAATATAGAAGAGTGCTGCGTTCATATTTTCGAGCAGGTTCATCGTTTATCACCCTTTCCTCACAATCAGATTAACATCTATACAGAGAGCGGTTCCGACAGTTCCTGCACCAGATTGACGGGTACTCCCCCAGGACGCTGCAATAATTCTGCCGTGATATATAGTTGAATTTGAAGACAATCCGATCATTGACGTTTTACCATAATAGATCTCTTTCAATAAAGTGTTTCCTAGTATATATCGGTCAGTCCCTTTATTCTCAGTCCCTACTTTTGATGAATAAACATTAAGAACATAACGCTCTATTTCATTCCTTGTAAAAATCTATACTAAGCTATATAAATTTATTTATTTATTGGATGGAAAACGGGCATTTATCATTGTACTTATGGAGGCTTTAACTACAAGTGCTTTATATTTAGATATTCACCTAATAGCTAATCGAACCATGTTCTTGTCCTCAACTGCTAGTTCAAGTAACAATATTTAGATTTCTTAATACCCATCCTGCCGTTTTTATAGTTTACAGATTCATCTGTTCCTTAAGAAATTTGAAAACTGTTCTGCATTATACTGCTTAATGAGGTTTTATCTATATCACTTATTATTTTAAGCGCCGAACCAACTGGGCTCTAAACATACGGTGACCAATAATGGACGTTTTTAAACAGTCCTATGTCATGTCTGTTGCTTGCCCGTCATCCACTTTACGTTGCCTCTCTTTTGACCAGACTGTACAGCGGCGCCAGCAGCTCCACCTATGAAAATTTGAAAGCGCCTCTACGGGTTCCGGCAAGCCGGTTGGTAGAGGCGCTCTGCTGCACCATCACTTATAATAAAGCCGTTTTACTTGTCCGCAGTCCAATACTGAGCCAGAATTTGCTGCGCATCGGTTCTTTGTTCGTTCATCGCTTGGGACCAGCTGGTTCCGGTGGAAGAGGAATAGGTCGCCATCGCTTGAATGAGCTGCTCAATCTGTGTATTCTTGATCCGCGTTCCATCCTGGGCCATAAACAGCTCTGTCTGGTATGCGGCGCTCGTATACCAATTGCTCACGGTTGCCTTATCTTCACTGCCGTTAATCTGAACCACCAAGTCACTCGCATTTTTCGAAAAAATCACCTCATCGCTGTCCACCAGCAACTTGACAATGTCCGTAT
This window contains:
- a CDS encoding daunorubicin resistance protein DrrA family ABC transporter ATP-binding protein, which codes for MSQVQQTQTARHKSSYAIEAQGLVKTYGSNRAVDGVDLKVGTGMIYGVLGPNGAGKTTVIRMLATLLRPDAGSARIFGHDVAKEPQIVRQLIGVTGQYASVDESLSATENLVIFSRLLGLGRSESRNKAEELLEEFGLTEAAKRPLKNFSGGMRRRLDLAASLIAQPPLIFLDEPTTGLDPRTRNQMWDTIRRLVNTGSTVLLTTQYLEEADQLADRIAVIDTGKVVAEGTVDELKGSVGNSSLHLKVVNPQDLGNARRIIEQVLEVRSNISAEAAKIMAPMGNVDRVTDLLLALREAGIPLLEMSVQKPTLDEVFLTLTGHGVKEEAGLASDSAKNKESVLA
- a CDS encoding GNAT family N-acetyltransferase; the encoded protein is MIELLTSDYSRIRHLLKHKDGEFKFVFVGGVIDLNQPGKIFVNNIDHPTAGIVTSRGGKYYLFGEEDDQLFNRSLLDFLADPANHANYYDLYLSSRHWLTVVKGPLKDNTVELSRTHYIMSDNAADSGASQEQAGEFVLTRMDEQLFERYIQEMDDSYRLLWDSAETYLEKAYGFSYSNEAGFVSVCNTFYLGGGYIEPDIITHQDYRNQGLAFRLCQEFIELGRMRNLTTYWDCDSGNHASNHLAVKLGLAKVGEIPILWWHENKEAVAKYLASYNYTT
- a CDS encoding AraC family transcriptional regulator, producing MNLLENMNAALFYIEENLEGEVDVREAARRALCSEYHFTRMFSFLAGIPLSEYIRRRRLTLAAFKLQGSQQRIIDLALEFGYSSPDAFTKAFQLVHGVTPSEARSAGTPLKAFPRMTFQLTIRGGSEMNYRMEEKAAFSIVGLKKRVPIQFNGVNPEIAAMWQSLNMEIITELKQLSNIVPAGMISASVNFSEGRMAERGELDHYIGVATTLDCPLSYARLEVPASTWAVFEAVGPFPDTLQNIWGRIYSEWFPSSNYEQVEGPEILWNESKDTTSPAYRSEIWIPVQEAKRP